Proteins encoded together in one Carya illinoinensis cultivar Pawnee chromosome 3, C.illinoinensisPawnee_v1, whole genome shotgun sequence window:
- the LOC122303176 gene encoding receptor-like serine/threonine-protein kinase At4g25390, whose translation MPSRQIPPPPPLPPSQSPSQPIPSATQSLIAAFSILSILVFLFRKIISRKRTTATAPSDSRPLPHRFSYSVLRRATNSFSHRLGQGGFGPVFSGSLNGSPPVPIAVKVMDSGSLQGEREFHNELFFASKLHSPHLVPVLGFSSDRKRRRMLLVYELMQNGNLQDALLRAKRPPELMDWKRRLSVALDIARGLEYLHGLDPPVIHGDIKPSNILLDQHFSAKIGDFGLTRLKSENQIAMDVDDGRGLERKKGHGGGGVEDCGSVIEETESVITNFEDFNGGLVQSPSPSPETLLPETVVARVSPSVSEGNFDKRSVESGKELVDIGRKRSGKGIKSVSGRDWWPWKQENGEVEIKNDYVMEWIGTEINNERPTSDWIGASSGSGAIAKSEKKKKNRRRLEWWVSMDEENNEKNSKRRPAREWWKEEYCEDLARKKKKKNISSSSKKKKKQMGVSSDDNGDDWWPRDESLHAERKKRWRSRSQSSRGSIDRWLDGLSGELRRARRNSHDYSFSGEIAKSGDISSTPSMRGTVCYVAPEYGVGEDISEKCDVYSYGVVLLVLISGRRPLQLMNTPISEFQRANLLSWARQLARAGKLLDLVDKSVQFLDREEALLCITVALLCLQKRPARRPSMKEVVGMLTGQSERPQLPVELSPSTPSRFPYKSHKTIR comes from the coding sequence ATGCCAAGTCGCCAAatccctcctcctcctcctcttcctccatcCCAATCGCCATCTCAGCCCATTCCCTCAGCGACCCAATCCCTTATCGCCGCCTTCTCCATCCTCTCAATCCTTGTCTTTCTCTTCCGCAAGATCATCTCCCGCAAGCGCACCACCGCCACCGCCCCCTCCGACTCCCGTCCCCTCCCCCATCGCTTCTCCTACTCCGTCCTCCGCCGTGCTACCAACTCCTTCTCCCACCGCCTCGGCCAGGGCGGTTTCGGCCCCGTCTTCTCCGGCTCCCTTAATGGCAGCCCTCCCGTCCCCATCGCCGTCAAGGTCATGGATTCTGGCTCCCTCCAGGGCGAGCGCGAGTTCCACAACGAGCTCTTCTTTGCATCCAAGCTCCACTCCCCTCACCTCGTCCCCGTCCTCGGCTTCTCTTCCGACCGCAAACGACGCCGTATGCTCCTCGTCTACGAGCTCATGCAGAACGGCAATCTCCAGGACGCCCTTCTTCGCGCCAAACGGCCCCCCGAGCTTATGGATTGGAAGAGGCGGCTCTCTGTTGCTCTTGATATAGCCAGAGGGCTAGAGTATCTACACGGTTTGGATCCGCCCGTGATTCATGGCGATATTAAGCCTAGTAATATTCTGCTGGACCAGCATTTTTCCGCCAAGATTGGGGATTTCGGACTTACCCGATTGAAATCAGAGAATCAGATTGCGATGGATGTAGACGATGGTCGTGGATTAGAGCGGAAGAAGGGTCATGGCGGAGGTGGAGTGGAGGATTGTGGATCAGTGATAGAGGAGACCGAGAGCGTGATTACTAATTTTGAGGATTTCAACGGAGGTTTGGTTCAGTCACCGTCGCCATCACCGGAGACTTTACTTCCGGAGACGGTTGTGGCGCGGGTATCACCGAGTGTTTCTGAGGGGAATTTTGATAAACGTAGTGTTGAAAGTGGTAAAGAATTGGTTGATATTGGTAGAAAGAGGAGCGGTAAAGGGATAAAAAGTGTTTCGGGCAGAGACTGGTGGCCGTGGAAGCAAGAGAACGGGGAGGTGGAGATTAAGAACGACTATGTGATGGAGTGGATTGGGACGGAGATAAATAATGAGAGGCCGACGAGCGATTGGATTGGTGCTTCTTCCGGCAGTGGAGCAATAGCGAAGtcggagaagaagaagaagaaccggAGGCGATTGGAGTGGTGGGTGTCGATGGATGAGGAGAATAACGAGAAAAATTCAAAGCGGAGGCCGGCGAGGGAATGGTGGAAGGAAGAGTATTGCGAAGATTTAgctaggaagaagaagaagaagaacatcagcagcagcagcaagaagaaaaagaagcaaatggGAGTGAGTAGCGATGACAATGGTGATGATTGGTGGCCGAGGGACGAGAGTTTGCATGctgagagaaagaagagatgGAGAAGCCGGAGTCAGAGCAGTCGGGGTAGTATCGATAGGTGGTTGGATGGACTGAGCGGAGAGTTACGGAGAGCTCGCCGCAATAGTCACGATTATTCGTTTAGTGGGGAAATTGCCAAGAGTGGTGATATTAGTAGCACTCCTAGTATGAGGGGAACTGTTTGTTACGTTGCCCCTGAGTATGGCGTGGGTGAGGATATCTCGGAGAAGTGTGATGTATATAGCTATGGTGTCGTATTGCTCGTTCTGATATCTGGGCGCCGCCCACTTCAGCTGATGAATACGCCCATTTCGGAGTTCCAACGCGCCAATCTTTTGTCTTGGGCGCGTCAACTTGCCCGCGCCGGAAAACTTCTTGATTTGGTTGATAAGTCAGTTCAGTTTTTGGATAGAGAAGAAGCTCTCCTTTGCATCACGGTTGCGTTGCTTTGTTTGCAGAAGAGGCCTGCTCGCCGGCCTTCCATGAAAGAGGTTGTCGGGATGCTGACTGGACAGTCAGAACGGCCCCAACTACCGGTTGAATTATCCCCCTCAACACCATCCCGCTTTCCTTACAAGTCACATAAGACCATACGGTGA